CTCGTTGCCCGCTGTGAGTCGTCCAAAGAGCCCGAGATCCTCCCCATCACCGCTCAGTTTGAAATTGGTGTGGAGCGGGCCCTCTTCTTCATCATTGTCGCACCAGAACAGCAGAAAGCCTTCGCCGGCAATACTTGTATCGGGGAGGGCCCATTGGGTGGGGTTCGCCAAATCATCGGTGAGATAGAGCCCGCCCAGCGCCAATGGATCTGGGCCGGGATTATAAATTTCAAGCCAGTCTTCGTAGGAGCCGGAACTGTCCTGGATACCGGAATTGTTCAAGGCGATAAACTCATTGATGAAGAGGGTGATTTCTTCGGGCTCGGTGGGATTCTGATTCTCGGCGCCGGGTGTGGCCAGGCTGAGAAGCTGCCAGTCACCCGTGGCGTCGGGCCAGCGGCCGTAAGGTTGCTCGGCGCCCAGCGCGGGGATCGTCAATGCATCGCGAATGACCGAGCCATCCAGGAAGAAGAGATCTTCGCCGCCGGCGCTCAGCTTGAAGCTGGTGTGCAGGGACCCTTCCGAGGTTTCGCCATCGGCCCAAAGAATAAAATATTCACCCGGTTGAATCGTCGTGTCGGGAAAGGCATACAGTTGGGGATAGGCCATATCATCAGTGAGATAGTAGCCGAAGAGGTTCACCGGGCCAGCGCCGTTGTTCACAATCTCGATCCAGTCATCAAAATCACCATAATCGTCGGCCAGCGTTTGGTTGTTATCGGACATAACTTCATTAAGAACAAGGCCATCAGCAGGCGTCCATGTACCGATACGGCCGCGCAGCCAGCTGTCGCGAGCCCTAATAAAGGTTTCCAATGCCGGGATTATTCGCGGCCCGTCATAGATATTTGAGGTCATGGCATTGTCGAACTCGGTATTGGTGAACATCTTGTTATTATCCAAGTAGACAAAAGGCCGGATAAGATCCCGCATCGCTTCCATACGCGCCACGAGCCTGTCAGGATCGGCGGCGCCGGCCATCAATCTCTTGAAATGACCAAGGTAGATCTCTTCATACTGGGGGATATCCCAAAGTCTCTCGGCGAGAGGCCTATTCTGACCCGGCTGGGGATTGACCCACAGTGGATCAAGCTGCCTCAGCTGCGTTTGGGACAGATTCCACATGTTGAAAATGCCCCATGACTCATTGACATCCCACTTAGAGAAAACGAAGCGGCTGTCGAGGTCGCGGTGATAAAGGTAGTAATTGACGCAGCGCCCGATATAGCTGTCGAGATTGACGGTGAGGTTGTCAATGGCGAGCATGGCCAGTGCGGAACTGACCTCCATGATTTCAGAGAGCGTGTCCGGCAATGAGGCAAGGGAGGTGTTATTCAATTTGTCGGTCAATTCCACAAGTGATGACCAATCGTTTTCCTCTTCATTGGTTTTTAGCTCATAGTCGGCGTAATATGATGATTCATTCGTACCCAGATACTCGAGTGAACCATGAGGTTCGCCTTTCCAAAGATTGCCTTCTTCGCCGGGGCCGAACCGGCTTTCGATGAATTCTTGGTCGAACTGCTCTACTAATGTATAGAGACCCCAATAGGTATTGTTTATATAGAGCGCGGCGAAATTGGTTCGTTCCGTCGGCAGCCCGGCGGCTTCACACAATTCATAACATGACTTTTCGCGAACGAAGGAAGGATCCATAAAGCCGTTGTTGAGATTCAATTTATCCAATCCATAGACGGTTTGATCCAATACATATTCATCGATATCCAATTTGAATGATTTTTTAACACCCGGATAACTGCCATAGCTGCTGTTGCCTTTGAAGCGGACACCGATGGAATCAAACTGCACAACACCCCATTCAAACGAACCCGGGAGATAGGGAGGGTCATCGGGGTAGTTTTCGAAATTATCCTCCAAGAGAGTCCACCAATTCGGTTGATCAAAGGTGAGGCGGATTTCATGGACCGCATCGCCGTCGAAGAGGGGATGCGCCGGCGGCTCAAGCGAGGCCTGAGCGGGCGAAAGAAGAAGCAATAACATGAGAGTCAATACGGCCATCAGGATCAAGCGGTCTTTCATCGATGCACTCCTCATCTTAAAGCCTTAAGTTCTGTCGGCGATCACCACCGCCGGT
This is a stretch of genomic DNA from Candidatus Eisenbacteria bacterium. It encodes these proteins:
- a CDS encoding CotH kinase family protein; this translates as MKDRLILMAVLTLMLLLLLSPAQASLEPPAHPLFDGDAVHEIRLTFDQPNWWTLLEDNFENYPDDPPYLPGSFEWGVVQFDSIGVRFKGNSSYGSYPGVKKSFKLDIDEYVLDQTVYGLDKLNLNNGFMDPSFVREKSCYELCEAAGLPTERTNFAALYINNTYWGLYTLVEQFDQEFIESRFGPGEEGNLWKGEPHGSLEYLGTNESSYYADYELKTNEEENDWSSLVELTDKLNNTSLASLPDTLSEIMEVSSALAMLAIDNLTVNLDSYIGRCVNYYLYHRDLDSRFVFSKWDVNESWGIFNMWNLSQTQLRQLDPLWVNPQPGQNRPLAERLWDIPQYEEIYLGHFKRLMAGAADPDRLVARMEAMRDLIRPFVYLDNNKMFTNTEFDNAMTSNIYDGPRIIPALETFIRARDSWLRGRIGTWTPADGLVLNEVMSDNNQTLADDYGDFDDWIEIVNNGAGPVNLFGYYLTDDMAYPQLYAFPDTTIQPGEYFILWADGETSEGSLHTSFKLSAGGEDLFFLDGSVIRDALTIPALGAEQPYGRWPDATGDWQLLSLATPGAENQNPTEPEEITLFINEFIALNNSGIQDSSGSYEDWLEIYNPGPDPLALGGLYLTDDLANPTQWALPDTSIAGEGFLLFWCDNDEEEGPLHTNFKLSGDGEDLGLFGRLTAGNEAIDTYTFGAQSADISEGRSTDGGSPWIFFSIPTPGASNGAGTGVVTPDTVWRLTLSPCQPDPFKSSTLFRFTIPRDEEARLEIFNVQGRRVASLIDGRMTAGQKTFEWSGRDNHGDKIASGVYFARLTLGLESKTQRLVRLR